From a region of the Candidatus Jettenia caeni genome:
- a CDS encoding two-component sensor kinase, which produces MLLNHIKTLPEYRAFLEKNPDEVEALRRDMLIHVTSFFRELDQFEVLKKSVFPTLIQKKSSKTPITVWVPGCATGEEAYSLAIVFQEFLGKKAPLRRIKIFATDIDEGAIRKAREGLYKKDVINHVSPQRLRLFFTKKNNGYQIKRAIRALCEFVAHDVTHNPPLTNADLISCHNLLIYLGQGLQKKALIRMHQALAPHGFLVLGKAEGLGEASKLFHTIDSKQRIYSRKDTGVISAPEDLRNTINAQAGKSRLPALKPFGTTQPEVLQQSYRQHNISKLKEALSLTQEYANEIIDALDIMNKELQSAIEELQASNEELEVRNEEVTRAKDYVEAIVNTVRESLVVLDNNFRVKSANKAFYDTFKVTSEEAKNTLLFDLGNKQWNIPELRVLLKKILPQKGMLNDFIVEHDFKTIGQKTMILNARTLEQGPEKSPLILLVIKDITELQKGEKALRESEERFRMLVESVKDYAIFMIDLKGNIQVWNKGAENLLGYTAAEIIGKNTAQFFTPEDRKAGSFKKELATAIKNGWAESENWRVRKDGSRFWATGVTTAVYDEAGKIVGMSKIVHDITERKRAEELLQAQKEIFQTLNDNATLGLFIMDEKHHCTFMNPAAEKMTGFTFEEVKAANKPLHDIIHHTRPDGSYYPMCECPIDRALPQKSRIPGEDVFIRPDGSFYPVAFMASPILDKGKPIGTVIEVRDTTEEKKAEEERRWLERQKDEFIGIASHELKTPVTSIKAYTQILQHRFQKAGDMKSAGMVGKMDAQIDKLTSLIGDLLDVTKIEGGKLQYHEGLFDFNELIGEIVEEMQRTTAKHTLVQQLAKAKTIAGDRDRIGQVVTNFLSNAIKYSPHADTIIIKTKTNKERVTLCVQDFGCGISKEDQEKVFERFYRIIGSDQKTYPGLGLGLYIAAEIIKRHNGKIWVESEKGKGSTFCFSLPLKQQKL; this is translated from the coding sequence ATGCTTCTCAATCATATCAAAACCTTGCCGGAATATCGTGCGTTTCTTGAAAAAAATCCGGACGAAGTAGAAGCACTCCGTAGAGATATGCTTATCCATGTCACCAGTTTTTTCCGTGAGCTTGACCAGTTTGAAGTGCTGAAAAAATCAGTCTTTCCAACACTCATACAGAAGAAGTCATCCAAAACGCCAATTACTGTGTGGGTACCGGGCTGCGCAACAGGTGAAGAGGCATACTCACTTGCCATAGTATTTCAAGAGTTTCTGGGAAAGAAAGCGCCTCTCAGGCGAATTAAGATTTTTGCCACCGATATAGACGAGGGCGCTATCAGAAAAGCCCGTGAAGGTCTGTATAAGAAAGATGTTATCAACCATGTCTCGCCGCAGCGCCTCCGCCTTTTCTTTACCAAAAAAAATAATGGGTATCAGATCAAGCGGGCGATTCGTGCTCTATGTGAATTTGTGGCGCACGATGTCACACATAATCCGCCACTTACCAATGCCGACCTGATTAGTTGCCATAATCTCCTTATTTACTTAGGGCAAGGGTTACAAAAAAAGGCGCTTATCAGGATGCACCAGGCCCTGGCTCCTCATGGGTTTCTGGTATTGGGAAAAGCTGAAGGGCTTGGCGAAGCATCTAAGCTATTTCATACCATAGACAGCAAACAGAGAATTTACTCCCGTAAAGATACAGGTGTTATCTCTGCACCGGAAGATTTACGGAACACTATAAACGCACAGGCAGGAAAGAGCCGTCTCCCTGCTCTAAAGCCCTTTGGCACAACGCAACCTGAAGTTTTGCAACAATCTTATCGCCAGCACAACATTAGCAAGTTAAAAGAGGCTTTATCACTCACGCAGGAATACGCCAATGAGATTATCGATGCGTTAGATATTATGAACAAAGAGTTGCAATCTGCCATTGAAGAACTCCAGGCAAGCAACGAAGAACTGGAAGTCCGCAACGAAGAAGTAACGAGAGCAAAGGACTATGTGGAAGCAATCGTCAATACGGTACGAGAGTCACTCGTAGTACTTGATAATAACTTCCGTGTAAAATCAGCCAACAAAGCGTTCTATGATACCTTCAAGGTAACGTCAGAGGAGGCAAAAAATACATTACTATTCGATTTAGGAAATAAACAGTGGAATATTCCTGAACTTCGAGTGCTCCTTAAGAAAATTCTTCCGCAAAAAGGTATGCTTAATGACTTTATTGTAGAGCATGACTTTAAAACAATTGGGCAGAAGACCATGATTCTCAATGCCCGGACGTTGGAACAAGGACCGGAAAAGAGTCCTCTTATCCTTCTGGTTATTAAAGATATTACTGAGCTTCAAAAAGGAGAAAAAGCACTCAGGGAATCTGAAGAACGATTCCGGATGCTTGTTGAAAGTGTCAAGGACTATGCAATTTTTATGATTGATCTGAAAGGAAATATTCAGGTCTGGAATAAAGGAGCAGAAAATCTCCTCGGCTATACCGCGGCAGAGATTATAGGGAAGAATACAGCGCAGTTTTTTACTCCTGAGGATAGGAAGGCAGGTAGCTTCAAAAAGGAACTGGCAACAGCCATAAAAAATGGCTGGGCAGAGAGTGAAAATTGGCGTGTGAGGAAAGATGGCAGTCGCTTTTGGGCAACTGGCGTTACCACGGCAGTGTATGATGAGGCAGGGAAAATTGTCGGTATGTCAAAAATTGTCCACGATATTACTGAGCGGAAGAGGGCCGAAGAGCTACTACAAGCTCAAAAAGAGATATTTCAAACTCTGAACGATAATGCCACCCTTGGCCTTTTTATCATGGATGAGAAGCATCACTGTACCTTTATGAATCCTGCTGCCGAAAAAATGACGGGATTTACCTTTGAGGAAGTAAAAGCAGCAAACAAACCACTCCATGACATCATTCATCATACCAGGCCTGATGGCAGTTATTACCCAATGTGTGAATGTCCTATTGACAGGGCGTTACCACAAAAAAGCAGAATACCGGGGGAGGATGTTTTTATACGGCCGGATGGGAGCTTCTACCCTGTTGCTTTTATGGCAAGCCCTATTCTGGATAAAGGGAAACCTATCGGAACAGTTATAGAAGTACGGGATACGACTGAAGAAAAAAAAGCGGAGGAAGAACGGAGATGGCTTGAACGGCAAAAAGATGAATTTATTGGTATTGCCTCACATGAACTAAAAACCCCTGTTACCAGTATCAAAGCATATACACAAATACTTCAGCATAGATTCCAGAAAGCCGGAGATATGAAATCAGCCGGGATGGTAGGAAAGATGGATGCACAGATTGACAAACTTACCAGTCTTATTGGTGATTTGCTTGATGTTACCAAAATTGAGGGTGGAAAATTACAGTATCATGAGGGACTCTTTGATTTTAATGAGCTTATTGGAGAAATTGTTGAGGAAATGCAGAGGACGACAGCTAAGCATACCTTAGTACAGCAACTTGCAAAAGCAAAGACAATCGCTGGAGACCGTGACCGCATAGGACAAGTCGTTACCAATTTTCTTTCAAATGCTATTAAGTACTCTCCGCATGCGGATACCATCATAATAAAAACAAAAACGAATAAAGAACGTGTTACCCTCTGTGTGCAGGATTTTGGGTGTGGCATCTCAAAAGAGGATCAGGAGAAAGTATTTGAACGATTTTACC
- a CDS encoding putative Isochorismatase hydrolase, which yields MNTKYTYRRLSKDNTAVLLVDHQSGLVNLVQDYSPDEFRNNVLALADLAKYFKLPTILTTSFEDGPNGPIVPELKEVHPEAAYIPRPGQINAWDNEDFVKAVRATGCKQLLIAGVLTEVCVAFPALSALEEGFEVFVVTDASGTFNEATRYAAWTRMAAAGVQLMNWMAVASELHRDWRKDIEGLGKLLSSHLPAYRNLITSYSANKPVA from the coding sequence ATGAATACAAAATATACTTACCGCCGTCTCTCTAAGGACAACACTGCTGTTCTTCTTGTTGACCATCAATCCGGCCTCGTCAACCTTGTGCAGGACTATTCACCGGACGAGTTCAGGAACAACGTCCTTGCATTGGCCGATCTCGCAAAATACTTCAAACTGCCGACCATCCTGACGACCAGCTTTGAAGACGGTCCCAACGGTCCGATTGTACCGGAACTTAAAGAAGTCCACCCGGAAGCTGCCTATATTCCGCGTCCCGGACAGATCAATGCCTGGGACAACGAGGACTTTGTGAAGGCGGTTAGGGCCACCGGATGCAAACAATTGCTCATAGCTGGTGTCCTGACCGAAGTTTGCGTGGCCTTCCCTGCGCTTTCTGCACTGGAGGAAGGCTTCGAGGTCTTTGTTGTTACCGATGCTTCCGGCACCTTCAACGAGGCCACGCGTTACGCTGCGTGGACACGCATGGCGGCTGCAGGCGTGCAATTAATGAACTGGATGGCTGTCGCCAGCGAACTACACCGTGACTGGCGAAAAGACATTGAGGGTTTAGGCAAACTGCTATCCAGCCACCTGCCTGCTTACAGAAACTTGATTACGAGCTACTCGGCAAATAAACCAGTGGCATAA
- a CDS encoding FMN reductase: MNREKMVTILGFAGSLRKESYNKSILQAALEFLPEDAKLEIFDLEGIPLFSQDMENQFPDKVKQFKTKIRAADAILIASPEYNYSIPGVLKNAIDCASRPYGDNAFDEKPVAIMGASIGMTGTARAQYHLRQSFVFLNMYPINQPEVMVPFAHEKIDKNGKVTDQKTKEKIKELIESLVAWTKRLKQG, from the coding sequence ATGAATAGAGAGAAAATGGTTACTATTCTAGGTTTTGCGGGGAGCTTACGGAAAGAATCTTACAATAAATCGATCTTACAGGCTGCCCTGGAGTTTCTCCCGGAAGATGCCAAACTTGAAATCTTCGATCTTGAAGGAATTCCCTTATTTAGTCAGGACATGGAAAATCAATTCCCGGATAAGGTTAAGCAATTCAAGACAAAAATCAGGGCTGCCGATGCTATTCTTATTGCTTCGCCGGAATATAATTATTCAATACCAGGCGTCCTGAAAAACGCAATTGACTGCGCTTCCAGACCATACGGAGATAATGCCTTCGATGAGAAACCGGTAGCAATAATGGGCGCTTCTATCGGAATGACGGGAACGGCAAGGGCACAATATCATCTCAGGCAGAGCTTCGTTTTCCTCAACATGTACCCCATAAATCAGCCGGAGGTCATGGTACCGTTTGCTCATGAAAAAATTGATAAAAACGGAAAGGTGACCGATCAAAAAACAAAGGAAAAAATTAAGGAGCTCATTGAAAGTCTGGTAGCCTGGACGAAAAGACTTAAACAGGGTTGA
- a CDS encoding pirin produces the protein MAETRKIHKVLKSKPTIEGAGVHLKRAFGHSQVPMFDPFLLLDDFRSDNPMHYSKGFPWHPHRGIETITYVLRGDVEHGDSMGNKGFISSGDVQWMTAGSGIIHQEMPKGDPDGLMFGFQLWANLPKSHKMTEPRYRDVKSNQIPEAVLENGTKIRIICGKVNGKQGPVRDIAIDPEYIDVTVPARSEFTHPTKRGHTVFAYVIEGKGYFCKEKNPFSYEIEGANYFDIQRDPFISNKTLVLFDDGDQMMVSTEDDAVRFLLISGKPIVEPVAWYGPIVMNTEDELRIAFEEYSHGTFIKHKRA, from the coding sequence ATGGCTGAAACGAGAAAGATCCACAAAGTCTTGAAAAGTAAACCTACAATCGAAGGAGCTGGCGTCCATCTTAAACGGGCGTTCGGACATAGCCAGGTCCCGATGTTTGATCCTTTTTTACTGCTGGACGACTTTCGTTCAGACAATCCGATGCACTATAGTAAGGGCTTCCCATGGCATCCGCATCGCGGAATTGAGACAATCACCTATGTTCTCCGCGGAGATGTAGAGCACGGCGACAGCATGGGAAATAAGGGCTTTATATCCTCTGGTGATGTACAATGGATGACCGCCGGAAGCGGGATCATACATCAGGAAATGCCCAAAGGAGACCCTGATGGTCTGATGTTCGGATTTCAACTTTGGGCCAATCTCCCTAAATCCCATAAAATGACGGAGCCTCGCTACCGGGATGTGAAAAGTAATCAAATCCCGGAGGCAGTGCTGGAGAACGGCACAAAAATCAGGATTATATGCGGAAAAGTGAATGGTAAGCAAGGACCTGTTCGGGACATCGCCATCGATCCGGAATACATCGATGTAACAGTTCCTGCCCGATCGGAATTCACCCATCCCACCAAGCGCGGACACACCGTTTTCGCATATGTCATCGAGGGCAAGGGGTACTTTTGCAAGGAGAAGAATCCGTTTTCTTATGAGATTGAAGGAGCCAACTATTTTGATATTCAGAGAGACCCCTTTATAAGTAATAAAACCCTCGTCCTATTTGATGATGGCGATCAGATGATGGTCTCAACAGAAGACGATGCTGTCAGGTTCCTGCTCATATCGGGTAAGCCTATTGTTGAACCGGTCGCATGGTACGGCCCTATTGTAATGAATACGGAAGATGAGCTACGGATTGCCTTTGAAGAGTATTCCCATGGTACATTCATCAAGCATAAGAGAGCTTAA
- a CDS encoding efflux protein, with product MTNRPAGMLIIVIIMTGSIVFTGCASVPKDAGFSDVQNIARQRTGHQVEWNRSTPEDGEVTESIHSMLQQELALDEAVQISLLNNRSLQAMYEELGIAQADVVQAGLLRNPIFGASFRFPDRPADGHRGANTEFSVVQDFLDLLVIPLRKKIAATQFEQTKLHVGNAILNLASEVQSAYYTLQADKQILEMRLTVAWATEAAAELAFRQHEAGTLSMLDLMNQQGFHAQAKLDVAQTDIQIIAGREHLNRLMGLWGMDTTWNIPHRLPELPENEIMLDQFESKAISQRLDLAALRKEVETIAYALSLTRRYRYFYVFEVGVDTEHDVADDVNFTGPNVTIELPIFNQRQAEIARLEAHLRQRRQQLSSLAIDIRSEVRALRDQLLIARNRVKYYHDSVLPLRQRIVEESQLYYNGMLIGVYELLLAKQNQINAGREYIEALRDYWIIRSELERAVGGNLTGISKTAQTSSQSTEQITTQASESFKYDYLNEVDNSGFSHIIQVETLKQTAGAGFKPAPTHKK from the coding sequence ATGACGAACAGACCGGCAGGCATGTTAATAATAGTAATAATCATGACAGGCAGTATAGTATTTACCGGATGTGCTTCTGTACCCAAAGACGCTGGATTTTCGGATGTCCAGAATATTGCCAGGCAACGTACCGGTCATCAGGTGGAATGGAACCGCAGTACACCTGAAGACGGAGAAGTAACTGAATCAATCCATTCCATGCTCCAGCAGGAACTGGCTCTGGACGAGGCCGTGCAAATCTCATTACTCAATAACCGGTCCTTACAGGCAATGTATGAAGAACTAGGCATAGCTCAGGCTGATGTTGTTCAAGCAGGTTTACTGAGAAACCCCATATTTGGGGCCAGCTTCCGGTTTCCGGATAGACCTGCAGATGGCCATCGTGGCGCAAATACTGAATTCTCTGTAGTACAAGATTTTCTTGACCTGCTGGTGATTCCGTTACGAAAGAAGATAGCTGCAACACAGTTTGAGCAAACAAAACTGCATGTTGGTAATGCAATACTGAACCTTGCCTCTGAGGTACAATCGGCTTACTATACCCTGCAAGCAGACAAACAAATATTGGAAATGCGTCTTACCGTGGCCTGGGCTACGGAGGCTGCCGCTGAGCTTGCTTTCCGGCAGCACGAGGCCGGTACGTTAAGCATGCTGGATCTCATGAATCAGCAAGGGTTCCATGCACAGGCAAAGCTTGATGTGGCACAAACAGATATCCAGATTATCGCCGGCCGTGAACATCTCAATCGTCTTATGGGGCTTTGGGGCATGGATACAACCTGGAATATCCCTCATAGATTACCGGAACTGCCGGAAAACGAGATCATGCTGGATCAATTTGAATCCAAAGCCATATCGCAACGATTGGATCTCGCTGCGTTACGTAAAGAGGTGGAGACCATCGCTTACGCACTATCATTGACGCGCAGATATCGATACTTTTATGTATTCGAGGTTGGTGTTGATACAGAGCACGATGTCGCTGATGATGTAAATTTCACAGGACCCAATGTAACCATTGAACTTCCGATCTTTAACCAACGACAAGCCGAAATCGCTCGCTTAGAGGCGCACTTGCGGCAGAGACGGCAACAACTCTCTTCCTTAGCCATAGATATACGCTCGGAGGTCCGGGCGCTTCGTGACCAGCTTTTGATCGCTCGCAATAGAGTCAAATACTATCATGATAGTGTTCTTCCCCTTCGTCAACGTATTGTGGAAGAATCGCAACTCTATTATAACGGTATGCTTATCGGCGTATATGAGTTACTCCTGGCCAAGCAAAATCAAATTAATGCCGGTCGCGAGTACATTGAGGCACTGCGAGACTATTGGATTATCCGATCAGAGCTTGAACGTGCCGTGGGAGGAAATCTTACCGGCATAAGCAAAACTGCCCAGACATCTTCTCAATCGACAGAACAAATAACTACCCAGGCGTCAGAATCATTCAAGTATGATTACCTTAATGAAGTTGACAACTCAGGGTTTTCGCATATAATCCAGGTAGAAACCCTGAAGCAGACAGCAGGGGCAGGTTTCAAACCAGCCCCTACCCATAAAAAATAA
- a CDS encoding putative protease: MFKNRNSYLSIIAMALINCISFSVMAEPAQKTYPLSPDDPEAQIDASYLDIPAIVPPTPDQWGKAPRSKAQGIKVYNVEAGREMKDFQDNSISLREARRLPRQAFEPSYQGEVELYDSDAEAAIQENSTMEDDPNSNADSQDTNSAIVAETVCGADNRVKINPATSYPWRTHCKLYITFPDGARFVGSATMIGPKKAITAGHCVHDKNHGGWAKSIEVIPGFSCGTKPYGSAWATYYLSWTGWTNYKDPNHDMGIICLNKTIGNTVGWLGYGYWSSLSGVTASLSGYPADRDGGLCQYYHYGNLSSTTSYRIYYYIDTFGGQSGSGVYRTINGNRYVMGAHAYGPCPNSATRITSSKYSKIKDFCN; this comes from the coding sequence ATGTTTAAGAATAGAAATTCATACTTAAGTATTATTGCGATGGCTCTTATTAATTGCATAAGCTTTTCGGTTATGGCTGAGCCTGCACAAAAGACCTATCCCTTGTCCCCGGATGATCCAGAGGCACAGATAGATGCTTCTTATCTCGATATTCCAGCGATTGTTCCGCCTACACCCGATCAGTGGGGTAAAGCTCCTAGGAGTAAAGCGCAAGGCATAAAAGTATATAATGTGGAAGCAGGTCGGGAAATGAAGGACTTTCAGGATAATTCGATTTCTTTAAGGGAGGCAAGGAGGTTGCCGCGGCAAGCTTTTGAGCCTAGTTATCAAGGAGAGGTGGAACTCTATGATTCCGATGCTGAAGCTGCTATACAAGAGAACTCAACAATGGAAGATGACCCGAATTCAAATGCTGATTCACAAGACACCAATTCTGCAATAGTTGCAGAAACTGTGTGTGGAGCCGATAATCGTGTCAAAATTAATCCTGCGACATCTTATCCGTGGAGGACTCATTGTAAATTATATATCACTTTTCCTGATGGGGCGAGGTTTGTTGGATCAGCAACAATGATTGGTCCAAAAAAAGCGATTACTGCGGGACACTGCGTCCATGACAAAAACCACGGTGGTTGGGCGAAGAGCATCGAGGTTATTCCTGGCTTTAGTTGCGGCACCAAGCCCTATGGTTCCGCTTGGGCGACTTATTATTTGAGCTGGACAGGTTGGACTAATTATAAAGACCCCAATCATGATATGGGCATAATCTGCCTCAATAAGACTATAGGAAACACCGTTGGATGGCTAGGTTACGGGTATTGGTCAAGTCTATCTGGTGTTACTGCTTCTCTTTCAGGGTATCCAGCAGACCGAGATGGTGGATTATGTCAGTACTATCATTATGGTAATTTAAGCTCTACTACTAGCTATCGCATCTACTATTACATTGACACATTTGGTGGCCAAAGTGGTAGTGGTGTCTATCGGACAATAAACGGAAATCGCTATGTTATGGGGGCGCATGCTTATGGTCCATGCCCTAATTCAGCAACCCGTATTACTAGCAGTAAGTATTCTAAAATCAAAGACTTTTGCAATTAA